AAGGAAATGCTGATTAATGTCCTCCAGCCGGAGGAAAGTCGAATCGCCATCGTTGAAGATGGTGTCCTCGAAGAACTGTATGTCGAGCGCAACAGCCTCGAAAACCTGGTAGGAAATATCTACAAGGGTAAAGTCGTCAATATCGAGCCCAGTATTCAGGCCGCATTTGTCGATTTCGGCGTTGGACGCAATGGCTTCCTGCATGTCAGTGATCTCGAATACCAGTACTACAAACACATCACTGAAAACGGTGAGAACAAAGCAGCACGGGGTAGAAACTCCAAAGGCCGCCGTATCAATGAACGCAGCGTCGCCAACAAACCACCGATCCAGGAAATCCTGAAACGCGGCAGCGAAGTGCTGGTCCAGGTAATCAAGGAAGGGATCGGCAACAAAGGCCCCACGCTTTCTACCTACATCAGTATTCCCGGCCGTTACCTGGTCATCATGCCCGGACTGCAGCGGGTCGGCATCAGCCGCAAAATCACCGATGAAGACGTGAGAAAACAGCTGCGCTCCATCCTGACACAACTGGCACCTCCTCCGGGACTGGGTTTTATTGTCCGCACCGCAGGCATTGATCGCTCTGCTGAAGATCTGCAACGCGACCTGAATTACCTGCTCCGTCTCTGGGGAACCATCGTCGGGCGCATCAAGAAACTACCGGCGCCTGTCGAAATCTACTCCGAGTCCGACATGATGATTCGCACGATTCGCGACATCTATAACAGCGAAATCGACACGCTCTATATCGACGAACCCACGGCCTACCAGCGGGCTCGCGACTTCATGAAAGTCGTCCTGCCCAAACACGTCAATCGCATCAAGCACTACACCGGCAGTGATCCGATTTTCTATAACAGCAATCTGGATGATGAAATCTGCAGCATCC
The DNA window shown above is from Gimesia chilikensis and carries:
- a CDS encoding Rne/Rng family ribonuclease encodes the protein MKKEMLINVLQPEESRIAIVEDGVLEELYVERNSLENLVGNIYKGKVVNIEPSIQAAFVDFGVGRNGFLHVSDLEYQYYKHITENGENKAARGRNSKGRRINERSVANKPPIQEILKRGSEVLVQVIKEGIGNKGPTLSTYISIPGRYLVIMPGLQRVGISRKITDEDVRKQLRSILTQLAPPPGLGFIVRTAGIDRSAEDLQRDLNYLLRLWGTIVGRIKKLPAPVEIYSESDMMIRTIRDIYNSEIDTLYIDEPTAYQRARDFMKVVLPKHVNRIKHYTGSDPIFYNSNLDDEICSIQNRHVPMKGGGSIVIDQTEALVAIDVNSGNYRADDNAEKTAFKVNMKAAEEISRQIRLRDLGGVIVIDFIDMREEKHRRSVERRLRDLVKRDRARTKVLRISPFGLIEMTRQRIRPSLRRSMYEDCPSCRGTGQVKTAESMAIEVMRTLMTTVYKKNISRLVLNVHENVANYLNNKRRKDINSLEESSNTVIAINARTDVEPEHLTARCYDDIGNEVNF